AAAATGTACCTACCGAAATTGATCAAAATGAGACAAAGCACCGTATGGACCACCGCGATCAGTACGTTATTACGATTGATGGTGAGGATGCAAAAGATTTAGATGACGCAATTTATATGGAAGCTTTAAATGGGGGATACCGTCTGTATGTTCATATTGCGGATGTAGGACATTATGTTCAACCGCAAACCGCTTTAGATCAAAGTGCATACGAACGAAGTTCTTCAGTTTATATGGTTGACCGCGTGGTACCAATGCTACCGAAAGAACTCTCAAACGGTATTTGTTCATTACATCCAAATGTAGATCGATTAACAATGACATGCCAAATAGATATTAGCTATGCGGGGGAAGTTATTGACTATAACATCTATGAATCCGTTATTTGTTCTAAACGTCGTATGAGCTATAAGGAAGTAAATACGTCACCGGATCTTGGTGAAGTTCAAGAAATGGTCAGTATGATGCTCGATTGCGCACGACGTCTTCAGTATAAGCGAAACCAAGCAGGTCAAATAGGTTTTGATAGTGCCGAAAGTCAATTTGTAATCGATCATGAAGGAAATGTATTAGATATTTTCTTAAGAGAACGTGGCGAAGCTGAGGAAATGATTGAATCCTTTATGGTTATTGCGAATGAGGTTGTGGCACAACACTGTCGTTACCAATCAATACCCGTACTCTATCGAGTTCACGAAGCACCAGACCGTGAAAAGATGCAGGAATTAAGTCATACACTTCGTATTTTAGGGTACCGACTGAAAGGAAATCTTGAAGAAATTCGACCAAAAGAAATTCAAAAAGCATTAAAATTCTTTGAAGGGAAGCCAGAATATCCTGTTGTATCCCGTTTAATGTTGCGATCAATGACAAAAGCTAAGTACAGTCAAGAACCGCTCGGTCATTTTGGACTTGCATTAGAAGACTATACACACTTTACGTCACCGATTCGTCGTTACCCGGATCTATTACTCCACCAACGCATTAAACAATATGCAGTGAAACATGATTTTTCAAAATTAGAAAAAGATGAGCAATTTACGATTGAAGCAGGATTGCATGTATCTAAAAAAGAACGTTCGATTTTAGATGCTGAGCGTCAAGTTGAAAAAATTAAGAAAGCTCAATTTATGTCTAACAAAATTGGTGAAGAATATGTTGGTTTTATTAGTGGAATTAGTAATTTTGGAATTTTTGTGGAATTACCAAATACTGTCGAAGGACTTATTCATGTACGAAATCTAAATGATGATTTCTATACATTTGATGGACCTTCACAAAAAATGATTGGCGAACGTACGGGTAGAACGTATTCGATTGGTCAAAAACTTAAAGTTAAACTTGTTTCGGTCGATGATCTTGAGCATGTTGTTAATTTTGAGATTATTGGTCAGAAGAAAATGAGTCGTCGAAAACCAGATTCAAGGAAGGATGGGTTCAAATCAAAAGACCGTCCGAGTGAGTCAAGAAATACTGATAAGCGAAAGGGGCGAAGAATTAATGACCGTCGTCGCAAAAAATCGTAAAGCATTTCATGAATACTTTATTGAAGATCGTTATGAGGCTGGAATTGTTTTGACGGGTACAGAAATAAAATCCGTTCGTCAGGGCAAAGTCCAGTTAAAAGATGCCTTTATTTCGATCGTGAACGGTGAGGCATTTATTAAAGGAATGCACATCGCGCAGTTTGAACAAGGAAATCGGTTCAATCATGATGAAACGCGCGAACGCAAGTTACTTTTGCATCAGCATGAAATAGAGAAACTTGTTAAAGCGCAACAACTTCAAGGATATACAATCGTACCTCTAGATCTTCACTTATCACGTGGTCGTGCAAAACTTGAAATTGCAACTGCGAAAGGAAAGCACCTCTTCGACAAACGTCAAGTTGAAAAGGAACGAAGTATTAAAAGAGATATCGAAAAAGCTATGAAACGATAAGAAGCATTTATGCTTCTTTTTTAGGTGAAATATCTTTTTCAACAAACTTATAATTGCAATAACGAAAAGTATGAATAATTGACTTATTTAGGATTAAGTTGTACTATCTAGATAACACATGGAGGTGTTGATTATGAAACTTTGGATGATAATCTTAGCAATTGTGGTTGTAATTGCATTGTTTGCAATTTCAGCTTACAACGGATTAGTAAAACTTCGTAATATGGTTGAGGAAGCTTTCTCAACAATGGATGTATATTTGAAAAAACGTTACGATTTAATTCCGAACCTTGTAGAAACGGTAAAGGGTTATGCAGGACATGAGAAAGATACACTCGAAAATGTTATTGCGGCTCGTAATAAGGCTGTAAATGCTCAAGGCATGGAAGAACAATTAGCTGCAGAAGGTGATTTAAGCAAGACAATGGGACGCTTATTTGCACTTACCGAAAGTTACCCTGATCTTAAAGCAAATACAAACTTTATGGATTTACAAGGTCAACTTAAAACAATTGAGACAGAAATTGCGCAATCCCGTAAATACTATAACGGTGTAACACGTCAGTATAATACAAAGCGTGAAACATTCCCTACAAATATTTTTGCGAATATGTTTGGATTTGGACGCAAACCTCTTTATGAAGTTGATAATGAGTCAGAACGTCAAAACGTTAAAGTTCAGTTTTAATTGAGGGAGGTTACTCCCTTTTTTTATAAGGAGGATTATTATATGAAACGCATAAAACAGTTGTTATTTATTATGGTGTTAGCTTTAACACTTTTCATAACTCCTTTATCGGCAAATGAGACAAAGAGCAACGCAGCGAGTTTACCGAATCCAACGTCTTCAGATATTCAGAATCATTATAAGGATTATGGATTTCCAGTAGTTGGGGAATCATTTGATATTACTTTGGATGTTAAAGAAGATGGTCGCATAAATATCAATATTGTCTTGGATGCATATTTCCACGAGCCAAGACAAGGGATTTTTGTAACAATTTCCGACCGCTATAATGATTATGACTTTGGCGAAGGAAAAAAAGATTATGTTTTCCCAACATCAGATATCCGAGTGAAGAATCGTGAGGTTGATATTGATCATAATAGTGATGGAGCTGTATTAAAAATTGGGACACCTGGGAAATATCTACAAGGTTCCCAACAATATGAATTTTCATATGTCGTTAATACGAGAGACTTGGAATTATCTCGAGGCGATCTTTTATATCAGAACTTAATTACAAAATATTGGGATTTCCCAATGATGAAAACATCATTCAAAATCCATATGCCGAAGGAGTTTGAAGCGACACCCAAATTTTACGCAACAAGTGCCAACTTGCCTGTGAACTATAAAGTAGAGGGGACCACGATTACTGGATCATTTGATCAACCTATTTATAATGAGGCTTTAACGGTTTGGTTGGATTTACCTCATAATTATTTTGTATTTCCTGTTTTTGATAATACACGCATCACAGTTACAATTGCGGGAATTTTGGCCTTTGCTATTTCAGTTCTTTTCTTCAAATATGGTCGTGAGTATCCTGTTGTAGAGACAGTCGAGTTCAGTGCTCCATATGGTTTATCCAGTGCAGAGATAGGGTATGTTTACCGTGGTTATTCAAAATCCCAAGATATAGTCTCGTTAATTATCTATTGGGCTTCAAAAGGTTTCCTAACTATTGAAGAATTGGATGAAAAAGGAACTAACATTAAGTTAACTAAGATTGCGGAGCTATCAGATGTACGAAATCGCGAAGAGTTGCGTGTGTTTAATGCGCTCTTTAAGAATAGAGAGGAAGTAACTACAAAAGAATTAAATACCAAATTTGGTAATGTAATTAGCAATGCTACAGCATCTTTATCTTTAAGATTTAGACAAAATAAAGAAGAGCGTATTTTTTCGAAAAAATCTACAGTCTTGAAGTCTATTGGAATGTTTTTAGCCCCGGTTGGTATTGCAATCGTATTAGCATCAGTCGGATATGCACGTATGGGAATTGAGGAGGATGCTTATATCTTTGGTATTATGGGTTACGGTCTCTTTATGGTTCTAGGTATTTTCGGTTACTATGCTACGTCTTTTGATGGTGTAGCAGGTACTCGTAATCCGAAAAGCATGTCAGTCCTATTTTTTATTATTAGTGCGATCGCAACGGTTGCTTTAACCTTTGCGACTGGATGGGGTTTTAAAAATCCCGTTCCAATGCTCTTAGCTTATGTTTTTTATCTAGTGAGTGTTGTGAGTGTTGCAAATATGGGGAGAAGAACTCAGATTGGTTCTGAGTGGTACGGACAAATTTTAGGACTCAAGCGATTTATTGAAGTCGCTGAACAAAGTAGAATTGAAGCGTTAGTTGAAGAGACGCCCGAAATATTCTATGACATTCTTCCTTATGCATATGTACTTGGGGTCACAGATGTTTGGTCAAAGAAATTTGAATCAATTGCCATTCAACAACCTGACTGGTATATTTCATCTCAACCTAACTTTACATCCTACTATATGTGGCATTCATT
This genomic stretch from Erysipelothrix rhusiopathiae harbors:
- the rnr gene encoding ribonuclease R, whose protein sequence is MSKYKNYEAVKTQLESLKEKVLLSAFIESVVESKKINVGEIDEVLEEMSLSKEIVIDGEDLYYIDNVKYGIGSFRVVRETFAFAETISDSFYIGKDDFNGALDMDDVLFEIKSNEKRFGVVIKSVKRNRDVILGTMKKDGKKLFFIPYDNKITFKVEYDASNLDLKENDRCIGRITSVGERIHVDIISVLGQADEPGMDVLSVLFVYGIDNDFKQEVLDEIKNVPTEIDQNETKHRMDHRDQYVITIDGEDAKDLDDAIYMEALNGGYRLYVHIADVGHYVQPQTALDQSAYERSSSVYMVDRVVPMLPKELSNGICSLHPNVDRLTMTCQIDISYAGEVIDYNIYESVICSKRRMSYKEVNTSPDLGEVQEMVSMMLDCARRLQYKRNQAGQIGFDSAESQFVIDHEGNVLDIFLRERGEAEEMIESFMVIANEVVAQHCRYQSIPVLYRVHEAPDREKMQELSHTLRILGYRLKGNLEEIRPKEIQKALKFFEGKPEYPVVSRLMLRSMTKAKYSQEPLGHFGLALEDYTHFTSPIRRYPDLLLHQRIKQYAVKHDFSKLEKDEQFTIEAGLHVSKKERSILDAERQVEKIKKAQFMSNKIGEEYVGFISGISNFGIFVELPNTVEGLIHVRNLNDDFYTFDGPSQKMIGERTGRTYSIGQKLKVKLVSVDDLEHVVNFEIIGQKKMSRRKPDSRKDGFKSKDRPSESRNTDKRKGRRINDRRRKKS
- the smpB gene encoding SsrA-binding protein SmpB; amino-acid sequence: MTVVAKNRKAFHEYFIEDRYEAGIVLTGTEIKSVRQGKVQLKDAFISIVNGEAFIKGMHIAQFEQGNRFNHDETRERKLLLHQHEIEKLVKAQQLQGYTIVPLDLHLSRGRAKLEIATAKGKHLFDKRQVEKERSIKRDIEKAMKR
- a CDS encoding LemA family protein, translating into MKLWMIILAIVVVIALFAISAYNGLVKLRNMVEEAFSTMDVYLKKRYDLIPNLVETVKGYAGHEKDTLENVIAARNKAVNAQGMEEQLAAEGDLSKTMGRLFALTESYPDLKANTNFMDLQGQLKTIETEIAQSRKYYNGVTRQYNTKRETFPTNIFANMFGFGRKPLYEVDNESERQNVKVQF
- a CDS encoding DUF2207 domain-containing protein; this translates as MKRIKQLLFIMVLALTLFITPLSANETKSNAASLPNPTSSDIQNHYKDYGFPVVGESFDITLDVKEDGRININIVLDAYFHEPRQGIFVTISDRYNDYDFGEGKKDYVFPTSDIRVKNREVDIDHNSDGAVLKIGTPGKYLQGSQQYEFSYVVNTRDLELSRGDLLYQNLITKYWDFPMMKTSFKIHMPKEFEATPKFYATSANLPVNYKVEGTTITGSFDQPIYNEALTVWLDLPHNYFVFPVFDNTRITVTIAGILAFAISVLFFKYGREYPVVETVEFSAPYGLSSAEIGYVYRGYSKSQDIVSLIIYWASKGFLTIEELDEKGTNIKLTKIAELSDVRNREELRVFNALFKNREEVTTKELNTKFGNVISNATASLSLRFRQNKEERIFSKKSTVLKSIGMFLAPVGIAIVLASVGYARMGIEEDAYIFGIMGYGLFMVLGIFGYYATSFDGVAGTRNPKSMSVLFFIISAIATVALTFATGWGFKNPVPMLLAYVFYLVSVVSVANMGRRTQIGSEWYGQILGLKRFIEVAEQSRIEALVEETPEIFYDILPYAYVLGVTDVWSKKFESIAIQQPDWYISSQPNFTSYYMWHSLSRSMNTLQSSMVSIPAPTASSGGGSFGSGGGGGGFSGGGFGGTGGGSW